In Microbacterium sp. AB, a single genomic region encodes these proteins:
- a CDS encoding helix-turn-helix domain-containing protein yields the protein MTSDTGPDARSLVGRRLREARTRTGLSVSALARRLGISTSAVSQIERGVMQPSVSRLIAMTDALGVPLATVLSATGVPASGDGEAYAIERAEDAAFLQLGGGVVFRRLTPGESPGIDYFESIYPPGSTAAAKDQLFRHEGYEVGQMISGELTIDFSDEIVVLRPGDTISYPCSRPHRLHNTGGEPAVARWLIVHPSPPTAPA from the coding sequence GTGACCTCAGACACCGGGCCGGACGCACGCTCGCTCGTCGGCCGGCGGCTGCGGGAGGCCCGCACGCGGACGGGGCTCTCGGTCTCGGCGCTCGCGCGGCGGCTCGGCATCTCGACCAGCGCCGTCTCGCAGATCGAGCGCGGCGTCATGCAGCCGAGCGTGTCGCGGCTCATCGCGATGACGGATGCGCTCGGCGTGCCGCTCGCGACGGTCCTGTCCGCGACGGGCGTGCCGGCATCCGGCGACGGGGAGGCTTACGCGATCGAGCGCGCGGAGGACGCCGCGTTCCTGCAGCTCGGCGGCGGCGTGGTCTTCCGCCGTCTCACGCCGGGCGAGAGCCCCGGCATCGACTACTTCGAGTCGATCTATCCGCCGGGCAGCACGGCCGCGGCGAAGGACCAGCTCTTCCGCCACGAGGGCTACGAGGTCGGCCAGATGATCTCGGGGGAGCTCACGATCGACTTCTCCGACGAGATCGTCGTCCTGCGTCCCGGCGACACGATCAGCTATCCCTGCAGCAGGCCGCACCGCCTTCACAACACGGGCGGCGAACCGGCCGTCGCCCGCTGGCTCATCGTCCATCCGTCGCCCCCGACGGCGCCTGCGTAA
- the uraD gene encoding 2-oxo-4-hydroxy-4-carboxy-5-ureidoimidazoline decarboxylase: MLLEDFNGAPGDEAAAVVTVWADVPAWADALVAARPYASVDALVDRAAAEASSWGGPELDTALAQHPRIGDTPSGETAEASASRREQASMAHADADVTTRIAEGNAAYEARFGRVFLIRAAGRSPEEMLAELDRRLGNDDAAEAREACAQLAEIALLRIRATFAGDDAATAPSAPAHRAPAPTPKRA; the protein is encoded by the coding sequence ATGCTCCTCGAAGACTTCAACGGCGCGCCGGGCGACGAGGCCGCCGCCGTCGTGACGGTCTGGGCCGACGTCCCGGCCTGGGCGGACGCCCTCGTCGCGGCCCGCCCGTACGCGTCCGTCGACGCGCTCGTCGACCGCGCGGCGGCGGAGGCCTCGTCCTGGGGCGGGCCGGAGCTCGACACCGCGCTCGCGCAGCATCCCCGCATCGGGGACACGCCGTCCGGCGAGACCGCCGAGGCGTCGGCCTCCCGGCGCGAGCAGGCGTCGATGGCGCACGCGGACGCCGACGTGACGACGCGGATCGCCGAGGGCAACGCGGCGTACGAGGCGCGCTTCGGCCGCGTCTTCCTCATCCGCGCGGCCGGGCGCTCCCCCGAGGAGATGCTCGCCGAGCTCGACCGGCGTCTCGGCAACGACGACGCCGCCGAGGCGCGCGAGGCGTGCGCTCAGCTCGCCGAGATCGCGCTCCTGCGCATCCGCGCGACGTTCGCCGGCGACGACGCCGCGACCGCGCCATCCGCCCCGGCGCATCGCGCGCCCGCCCCGACCCCGAAGCGAGCCTGA
- the uraH gene encoding hydroxyisourate hydrolase: MPHLTSHVLDAATGTPASGVAISLSTASGAPLASAVTDADGRAGLGPDLLEPGDYTLRFETGDYFAARGVEAFYPFVTVTFRVTGERHHHVPILLSPFAYSTYRGS; the protein is encoded by the coding sequence ATGCCGCACCTCACCTCCCACGTGCTCGACGCCGCGACCGGGACGCCCGCATCCGGTGTCGCGATCTCCCTCTCCACGGCCTCCGGCGCCCCCCTCGCCTCGGCGGTCACCGACGCCGACGGCCGTGCCGGCCTCGGCCCCGATCTGCTCGAGCCGGGCGACTACACGCTGCGGTTCGAGACGGGCGACTATTTCGCCGCGCGGGGCGTGGAGGCGTTCTATCCGTTCGTCACCGTGACGTTCCGCGTGACCGGCGAGCGGCACCACCACGTGCCGATCCTGCTGAGCCCTTTCGCCTATTCCACCTATCGAGGGAGCTGA
- the hpxO gene encoding FAD-dependent urate hydroxylase HpxO: MRFIIIGAGIGGTSAGIALKRLGHEVVVYDQIRENKPVGAALSLWSNGVKVLNWLGVGDEVAAMGGRMDRMAYYEGRTGETMTRFSLEPVTSQTGQRPYPVPRADLQSLLMDRFGRDDIRLGMRMTGISDDGAKVTVTFENGDTDTADVLIGADGARSITRDHVAGHPVERTYSGYTNFNGLVPVDERVGPADQWTTYVADGKRAAVMPVAGDRFYFFVDIPQPAGLPYDRSEGKAPLEEAFAGWAPGVRHLLDAIDPAVSLNRVEIWDVDPLDTWTRGRVAILGDAAHNTAPDIGQGACSALEDAFVLGIMFASNTVGIEDTLKRYELARVERAGELVLRARKRGHETHAFDPAVTESWYEGLRTETGENIIRGIVGNIAGSPINLGADVL, translated from the coding sequence GTGCGGTTCATCATCATCGGCGCCGGGATCGGCGGCACGAGCGCGGGCATCGCCCTCAAGCGCCTCGGCCACGAGGTCGTCGTCTACGACCAGATCCGCGAGAACAAGCCCGTCGGCGCCGCGCTGTCGCTGTGGTCGAACGGCGTGAAGGTCCTCAACTGGCTCGGCGTCGGCGACGAGGTCGCCGCCATGGGCGGGCGGATGGACCGGATGGCCTACTACGAGGGCCGCACGGGCGAGACGATGACGCGGTTCAGCCTGGAGCCCGTCACGAGCCAGACGGGCCAGCGGCCCTATCCGGTGCCGCGCGCCGACCTCCAGAGCCTCCTGATGGATCGCTTCGGACGCGACGACATCCGCCTCGGCATGCGCATGACGGGCATCTCCGACGACGGCGCGAAGGTCACCGTCACGTTCGAGAACGGCGACACGGACACGGCGGACGTCCTGATCGGCGCGGACGGCGCACGCTCGATCACACGCGACCACGTCGCGGGGCATCCGGTCGAGCGCACGTACTCCGGCTACACGAACTTCAACGGACTCGTCCCCGTGGACGAGCGCGTCGGGCCCGCCGACCAGTGGACGACCTACGTCGCCGACGGCAAGCGCGCCGCGGTCATGCCCGTCGCCGGGGACCGGTTCTACTTCTTCGTCGACATCCCGCAGCCGGCGGGCCTTCCGTACGACCGGTCGGAGGGCAAGGCCCCGCTGGAGGAGGCGTTCGCCGGATGGGCGCCGGGCGTCCGGCACCTGCTCGACGCGATCGACCCCGCGGTGTCGCTGAACCGGGTCGAGATCTGGGACGTGGACCCGCTCGACACGTGGACGCGCGGCCGGGTCGCCATCCTCGGCGACGCCGCGCACAACACCGCCCCCGACATCGGGCAGGGCGCCTGCTCCGCGCTGGAGGACGCCTTCGTGCTCGGCATCATGTTCGCCTCGAACACCGTGGGCATCGAGGACACGCTGAAGCGCTACGAGCTGGCCCGCGTCGAACGCGCGGGCGAGCTGGTGCTCCGCGCCCGCAAGCGCGGGCACGAGACGCACGCGTTCGACCCCGCCGTGACCGAGTCCTGGTACGAGGGCCTGCGCACCGAGACCGGCGAGAACATCATCCGCGGCATCGTCGGCAACATCGCCGGCAGCCCCATAAACCTCGGCGCCGACGTGCTCTGA
- a CDS encoding SDR family oxidoreductase — protein MGRVSGKVALISGAARGMGASHARLLVQEGAKVVIGDLLDAEGEALAAELGAENARYVHLDVTKYDEWEAAVATAVAELGRLDVLVNNAGIANFAPIEEYTLEAWHRVIDINLTGTFYGIKAAIPALKESGRGSIVNISSTAGIHGVAAIPGYTAAKFGVRGLSKNAALDLGRYNIRVNSVHPGNIRTPMTDGLDVDQSHVALRRMGEAGELSNLVLFLASDESSFSTGAEFIADGGETAGVASADD, from the coding sequence ATGGGACGTGTCAGCGGCAAGGTCGCACTCATCAGCGGAGCGGCGCGGGGGATGGGCGCGTCGCACGCACGCCTGCTCGTGCAGGAGGGCGCGAAGGTCGTCATCGGCGACCTGCTCGACGCGGAGGGCGAGGCGCTCGCGGCCGAGCTGGGCGCGGAGAACGCGCGCTACGTGCACCTCGACGTCACGAAGTACGACGAGTGGGAGGCCGCCGTGGCCACCGCCGTCGCGGAGCTCGGCCGCCTCGACGTCCTCGTCAACAACGCCGGCATCGCGAACTTCGCGCCGATCGAGGAGTACACGCTCGAGGCCTGGCATCGCGTCATCGACATCAACCTCACGGGCACCTTCTACGGCATCAAGGCCGCGATCCCCGCGCTCAAGGAGTCGGGCAGGGGCTCGATCGTCAACATCTCGTCGACCGCGGGCATCCACGGCGTCGCGGCGATCCCCGGCTACACCGCGGCGAAGTTCGGCGTGCGCGGCCTCTCGAAGAACGCCGCCCTGGACCTCGGGCGGTACAACATCCGCGTCAACTCGGTGCACCCCGGCAACATCCGCACGCCCATGACCGACGGCCTCGACGTGGACCAGAGCCATGTCGCGCTGCGCCGAATGGGCGAGGCGGGTGAGCTGTCGAACCTCGTGCTGTTCCTCGCGAGCGACGAGTCGTCGTTCTCGACCGGCGCCGAGTTCATCGCCGACGGCGGCGAGACGGCCGGCGTCGCGAGCGCCGACGACTGA
- a CDS encoding nucleobase:cation symporter-2 family protein has product MSTATRTRDANTVDSIPPLARLFPLGLQHVLAMYAGAVAVPLIVGGALGLSSAELAYLISADLFVAGLATLVQSIGFWRFGVRLPLMQGVTFAAVGPMIAIGTQHGITAIYGATIACGLFMILVAPFFSQLLRFFPPLVTGTVILVIGLSLMDVAAGWVVNNAEDGAADPVNVAFAAGTLVFIVLVERFAPPALARVSVLLGLVIGTVAALFVPGMVDWSGVADAAWLGVVTPFHFGLPTFELASVLSMLIVGIVIMTETTGDMIAVGEIVGKPVTRRQLADGLRADGLGTVVGGVFNTFPYTAFAQNVGLVSLTGVRSRYVATMAGAILVVLGLLPKVSAIVEGVPRAVLGGAGIALFGMVAASGIRTLSKVRFDNRNILVVALSVGVALLPTVSPEIYARFPDWFTLIFDSGISAGAITAILLNLLLNSRGAKRKYGEDPVVGSYDGMRSTAAVALIHPDSVGTGLIPVQFLDDDGTELAAVDKDGNPVEAHVVVPERDEEH; this is encoded by the coding sequence ATGTCCACGGCGACCCGCACGCGCGACGCGAACACCGTCGATTCCATCCCCCCGCTCGCACGGCTCTTCCCGCTGGGGCTGCAGCACGTGCTCGCGATGTACGCGGGGGCGGTCGCCGTCCCGCTCATCGTCGGCGGCGCGCTCGGGCTGAGCTCGGCGGAGCTGGCCTATCTCATCAGCGCCGACCTCTTCGTCGCGGGGCTCGCGACCCTCGTGCAGTCGATCGGGTTCTGGCGCTTCGGGGTGCGGCTGCCGCTCATGCAGGGCGTGACCTTCGCCGCCGTCGGGCCGATGATCGCGATCGGCACGCAGCACGGCATCACGGCCATCTACGGCGCCACGATCGCGTGCGGCCTGTTCATGATCCTCGTGGCGCCGTTCTTCTCGCAGCTGCTGCGCTTCTTCCCGCCGCTCGTCACGGGCACGGTCATCCTCGTCATCGGCCTGTCGCTCATGGACGTCGCGGCGGGGTGGGTCGTGAACAACGCCGAAGACGGCGCCGCCGATCCCGTGAACGTCGCCTTCGCCGCGGGCACGCTGGTGTTCATCGTGCTCGTCGAGAGGTTCGCGCCGCCCGCGCTCGCGCGCGTCTCCGTGCTGCTGGGGCTCGTCATCGGCACGGTCGCCGCCCTCTTCGTGCCGGGGATGGTGGACTGGTCGGGCGTCGCCGACGCGGCGTGGCTCGGCGTCGTCACGCCGTTCCACTTCGGCCTGCCGACGTTCGAGCTCGCATCGGTGCTGTCGATGCTCATCGTCGGCATCGTCATCATGACCGAGACGACGGGCGACATGATCGCCGTCGGGGAGATCGTCGGGAAGCCCGTCACGCGGAGGCAGCTCGCCGACGGCCTGCGCGCCGACGGCCTCGGCACCGTCGTCGGGGGCGTCTTCAACACGTTCCCGTACACCGCCTTCGCGCAGAACGTCGGCCTCGTGTCCCTCACGGGCGTGCGCTCGCGCTACGTCGCGACCATGGCGGGCGCCATCCTCGTCGTCCTCGGCCTGCTGCCGAAGGTCTCCGCGATCGTCGAGGGCGTGCCGCGCGCGGTCCTGGGAGGCGCGGGCATCGCGCTGTTCGGGATGGTCGCGGCCAGCGGCATCCGCACGCTCTCGAAGGTGAGGTTCGACAACCGCAACATCCTCGTCGTCGCGCTGTCGGTGGGCGTCGCACTGCTGCCCACGGTGAGCCCCGAGATCTACGCGCGCTTCCCCGACTGGTTCACGCTCATCTTCGACTCCGGCATCTCGGCCGGCGCCATCACGGCCATCCTGCTCAACCTGCTGCTGAACTCTCGGGGCGCGAAGCGGAAGTACGGCGAGGACCCCGTCGTGGGCAGCTACGACGGCATGCGCTCGACGGCCGCGGTGGCGCTCATCCATCCGGACTCCGTCGGCACGGGTCTCATCCCCGTGCAGTTCCTCGACGACGACGGCACCGAGCTGGCGGCCGTCGACAAGGACGGAAACCCCGTCGAGGCCCACGTCGTCGTGCCCGAGCGCGACGAGGAGCACTGA
- a CDS encoding adenine phosphoribosyltransferase gives MTDALARAESLIDLTPDYPEPGVLFRDVSPLLADGDAVRAVSEALIEPFRGGFDIVGGIEARGFLLAGYVAAIAGVGILPIRKAGKLPKPAAAVSYALEYGSATIEAPGVLRPGERVLLLDDVLATGGTLAAAQRLVRDLGAEVAGSAVVLELVDLGGRAHAGDDVHALFAARENG, from the coding sequence GTGACCGACGCCCTCGCCCGTGCCGAATCGCTCATCGACCTCACCCCCGACTACCCCGAGCCCGGAGTGCTGTTCCGCGACGTCTCGCCGCTGCTCGCGGACGGCGACGCGGTGCGCGCCGTGAGCGAGGCGCTCATCGAGCCGTTCCGCGGCGGCTTCGACATCGTCGGCGGGATCGAGGCGCGCGGCTTCCTCCTCGCGGGGTACGTCGCCGCCATCGCGGGCGTCGGGATCCTCCCCATCCGCAAGGCGGGAAAGCTCCCGAAGCCCGCCGCCGCGGTCTCGTACGCGCTCGAATACGGCTCCGCGACGATCGAGGCGCCCGGCGTGCTGCGCCCCGGGGAGCGCGTCCTCCTGCTCGACGACGTGCTCGCGACGGGCGGCACGCTCGCCGCCGCGCAGCGGCTCGTCCGCGATCTCGGCGCCGAGGTCGCCGGGTCGGCCGTCGTGCTCGAGCTCGTCGACCTCGGCGGACGTGCGCACGCGGGCGACGACGTCCACGCGCTCTTCGCCGCCCGCGAGAACGGCTGA
- a CDS encoding LPXTG cell wall anchor domain-containing protein has translation MTMLLSGSAALANTGTDLVPWIVGGAVLLVIAGAALLLLRRRQ, from the coding sequence ATGACCATGCTCCTCTCCGGCTCGGCCGCGCTCGCGAACACCGGCACGGACCTCGTCCCCTGGATCGTCGGCGGCGCGGTCCTGCTCGTGATCGCCGGCGCCGCCCTGCTCCTCCTGCGCCGGAGGCAGTAG
- a CDS encoding endo alpha-1,4 polygalactosaminidase, which yields MRRLPATAALLASAAVLSACAAGTAQDGGSADAGGPGTTAAAIALPPTGGVFDYQLGGAYEPAGDVTIVARDRTDDPAPGVYGICYVNLFQTQPDADDGPDPAASGTTAWWEAEHPGLLLRDASGALVVDADWDEALFDIRTAENREALLAIQGEWIEGCAEAGFDAVEPDNLDQHERSDGLQTLDDTTAYMRLVIPIAHDLGLAVAQKNTAGLGDDGPTLVSSDPAEGFDFAVAEECELYDECDAYPYPGVVLEVEYSDTGDVTRDGRTQSAFAWACERRAGEHPITLRDRDVVTPDDPAYVFEHC from the coding sequence ATGCGCCGTCTCCCGGCCACGGCCGCGCTCCTCGCGAGCGCGGCGGTCCTGTCCGCGTGCGCAGCGGGAACCGCCCAGGACGGTGGGAGCGCGGATGCCGGCGGCCCCGGCACCACGGCGGCCGCCATCGCCCTCCCGCCCACCGGCGGCGTCTTCGACTATCAGCTGGGCGGGGCGTACGAGCCGGCCGGCGACGTGACGATCGTGGCACGCGACAGAACGGACGACCCCGCTCCCGGCGTCTACGGCATCTGCTACGTCAACCTCTTCCAGACCCAGCCCGACGCCGACGACGGCCCCGACCCGGCAGCGTCCGGGACGACGGCGTGGTGGGAGGCCGAGCACCCCGGGCTGCTCCTGCGCGACGCGTCCGGAGCGCTCGTCGTGGACGCGGACTGGGACGAGGCGCTCTTCGACATCCGCACGGCCGAGAACCGCGAGGCGCTGCTTGCGATCCAGGGGGAATGGATCGAGGGGTGCGCCGAGGCCGGCTTCGACGCCGTCGAGCCGGACAACCTCGATCAGCACGAGCGCTCGGACGGACTGCAGACGCTCGACGACACCACCGCGTACATGCGTCTCGTGATCCCGATCGCGCACGACCTCGGCCTCGCCGTCGCGCAGAAGAACACGGCCGGCCTGGGCGACGACGGCCCGACGCTCGTCTCCTCCGATCCCGCGGAGGGCTTCGACTTCGCCGTCGCGGAGGAGTGCGAGCTCTACGACGAGTGCGATGCCTATCCCTACCCCGGGGTCGTCCTCGAGGTGGAGTACAGCGACACCGGCGACGTCACCCGCGACGGCCGGACGCAGAGCGCGTTCGCGTGGGCGTGCGAGCGCCGGGCGGGGGAGCATCCGATCACCCTCCGCGACCGGGACGTCGTGACCCCCGACGACCCGGCCTACGTGTTCGAGCACTGCTGA
- a CDS encoding GlsB/YeaQ/YmgE family stress response membrane protein, with product MGFIAFLVLGLIAGAIAKAILPGNQGGGWIATLILGVVGALLGGWIGTALFGVGVDQFWDLGSWLLAIGGAIIVLLIWGLITGRRKTQ from the coding sequence ATGGGCTTCATCGCATTCCTCGTCCTCGGCCTCATCGCCGGAGCCATCGCGAAGGCCATCCTCCCCGGGAACCAGGGCGGCGGCTGGATCGCGACCCTCATCCTCGGCGTCGTCGGAGCTCTGCTCGGCGGATGGATCGGCACGGCGCTGTTCGGCGTCGGTGTGGATCAGTTCTGGGACCTCGGCAGCTGGCTCCTCGCCATCGGCGGGGCAATCATCGTCCTGCTCATCTGGGGGCTCATCACGGGACGTCGCAAGACGCAGTGA
- a CDS encoding ROK family protein — translation MHETTASSPQMLRRMNSGAVLRFALRVAEFTAAEAMAETALTRSTVLGVCDDLVAAGWLEELEDSRAAGLTSKGRPARRYRLRDGAGIVVGLDAGEHRYTAVVADLRGHSLAERSTELDAPSAGGADRLAAASALVESAVAAAGRGRDDILLTVVGVPAPVDADGRSPRGTNDFWATMNPGFPGVLGGAVVVENDANLAAVAEKAHAHDPGDSDVATVLSGERLGAGVILDGRLLRGARGGAGEMRFLDIVEGAGSPAGIGALARLWARAAVEEGSPSALAALAPDEIDAERVFAAAADGDALALDIIARLGARISRVAAVLSSLLDVDKVVIAGAIADAVDPVLAHARAALRDDFSPPVPDVVASTLGRDVVVLGAVELALSRVREEPLAFTPRHAS, via the coding sequence GTGCACGAGACGACGGCGAGCTCACCGCAGATGCTGCGCAGGATGAACTCCGGCGCCGTCCTCCGCTTCGCGCTCCGGGTCGCGGAGTTCACCGCGGCCGAGGCGATGGCCGAGACCGCCCTCACCCGATCGACCGTGCTGGGGGTCTGCGACGACCTCGTCGCGGCGGGCTGGCTCGAGGAGCTCGAGGACAGCCGTGCGGCGGGGCTGACGAGCAAGGGCCGCCCCGCGCGCCGGTACCGCCTTCGCGACGGGGCGGGCATCGTCGTGGGGCTCGACGCCGGCGAGCATCGCTACACCGCCGTCGTCGCCGATCTGCGCGGGCACTCCCTGGCGGAGCGGAGCACGGAGCTCGACGCGCCGTCCGCGGGGGGCGCCGACCGGCTCGCTGCGGCCTCGGCTCTCGTCGAGAGCGCCGTGGCCGCCGCCGGAAGGGGGCGCGACGACATCCTGCTCACGGTCGTCGGCGTGCCCGCCCCGGTCGACGCGGACGGGCGCTCGCCGCGGGGCACGAACGACTTCTGGGCGACGATGAACCCGGGGTTCCCCGGCGTCCTCGGCGGCGCGGTCGTCGTCGAGAACGACGCGAACCTCGCGGCTGTCGCCGAGAAGGCGCACGCGCACGATCCGGGCGACAGCGACGTCGCGACGGTGCTGTCCGGCGAGAGGCTCGGAGCCGGGGTCATCCTCGACGGCCGCCTGCTGCGCGGCGCTCGCGGGGGCGCGGGGGAGATGCGCTTCCTCGACATCGTCGAGGGGGCGGGATCGCCCGCCGGCATCGGCGCGCTCGCCCGCCTCTGGGCGCGCGCCGCCGTCGAAGAGGGCAGCCCGTCGGCTCTCGCGGCGCTCGCTCCGGACGAGATCGACGCCGAGCGGGTGTTCGCCGCGGCGGCCGACGGCGATGCGCTCGCCCTCGACATCATCGCGCGACTCGGCGCGCGGATCTCACGGGTCGCCGCCGTGCTCTCGAGTCTTCTCGACGTGGACAAGGTCGTGATCGCCGGCGCCATCGCGGACGCCGTCGATCCCGTGCTCGCTCATGCGCGGGCGGCGCTCCGTGACGACTTCTCCCCGCCGGTCCCCGACGTGGTGGCCAGCACGCTGGGCCGCGACGTCGTCGTCCTGGGGGCCGTGGAGCTCGCCCTGAGCCGTGTGCGCGAGGAGCCGCTGGCGTTCACGCCGCGCCACGCCTCGTGA
- a CDS encoding ABC transporter substrate-binding protein, with the protein MSEHPRRAVRAMAGAMGLALTAGLLAGCSADSGPETVHFTFSKREAIGFMTQVVDDFNASQDEVEVEMDTSGIDAIAASFVRGNPPDLMLANYNHEVSRFVQRCALADLSGTAAAATIRPDMQPLLDQFGVCAGRTTALPYSVMAASVIYNKEIFAEHDLEVPETWSELIEVADTLQEAGVAPFYATFADAWTANQGWFDYAVGGSLDVLAFYDALAAEGTGVGPDSAVSFQKDFLEPVEKMQLLARAYTQSDADSRTYDFGNVSFARGGGAMYLQGPWAFGEIAKTAPDLELGSFPLPMTEDPDDLRVRVNLDLVTMIPEEATNKDGAFAFLEHLFQPEIIQAYNDSQLGYVPTTTGEDPSDPRIAGMTDYYNAGAVYQGPGTLNPRAIPTENYAQSLALGSDPGAVLRTMDADWARLAFRQPAVSTEETTE; encoded by the coding sequence ATGTCTGAGCACCCCAGACGCGCTGTGCGCGCGATGGCCGGAGCGATGGGCCTGGCGTTGACAGCCGGCCTGCTCGCCGGCTGCAGCGCGGATTCGGGTCCCGAGACCGTCCACTTCACCTTCAGCAAGCGCGAGGCGATCGGCTTCATGACCCAGGTGGTCGACGACTTCAACGCGTCCCAGGATGAGGTCGAGGTCGAGATGGACACATCGGGTATCGATGCCATCGCCGCGAGCTTCGTGCGCGGCAACCCGCCCGACCTCATGCTCGCGAACTACAACCACGAGGTCTCGCGCTTCGTGCAGCGCTGCGCGCTCGCCGATCTCTCCGGCACCGCCGCGGCGGCGACCATCCGTCCCGACATGCAGCCGCTGCTCGACCAGTTCGGCGTGTGCGCGGGGCGCACCACCGCCCTGCCCTACTCGGTCATGGCGGCCTCGGTGATCTACAACAAGGAGATCTTCGCCGAGCACGACCTCGAGGTGCCCGAGACGTGGAGCGAGCTGATCGAGGTCGCCGACACGCTCCAGGAGGCGGGCGTCGCGCCGTTCTACGCCACGTTCGCCGACGCGTGGACGGCCAACCAGGGCTGGTTCGACTACGCCGTCGGCGGCTCGCTCGACGTGCTCGCCTTCTACGACGCGCTCGCCGCGGAGGGGACCGGCGTCGGTCCCGACTCGGCCGTGTCGTTCCAGAAGGACTTCCTCGAGCCCGTCGAGAAGATGCAGCTGCTCGCGCGCGCCTACACCCAGTCCGATGCCGACAGCCGCACCTACGACTTCGGCAATGTCTCCTTCGCGCGCGGCGGGGGCGCGATGTACCTGCAGGGGCCGTGGGCCTTCGGCGAGATCGCGAAGACCGCACCCGACCTCGAGCTCGGCAGCTTCCCGCTGCCGATGACCGAGGATCCCGACGATCTCAGAGTCCGCGTCAACCTGGACCTCGTCACCATGATCCCCGAGGAGGCGACGAACAAGGACGGGGCCTTCGCGTTCCTCGAGCACCTCTTCCAGCCCGAGATCATCCAGGCGTACAACGACTCGCAGCTGGGCTACGTCCCGACGACGACCGGCGAGGACCCGAGCGATCCCCGGATCGCGGGGATGACCGACTACTACAACGCCGGGGCGGTCTACCAGGGGCCCGGCACCCTCAACCCCCGGGCCATCCCCACGGAGAACTACGCGCAGTCGCTGGCTCTCGGCTCCGACCCGGGCGCCGTCCTGCGCACCATGGACGCCGACTGGGCGAGGCTCGCGTTCCGCCAGCCGGCGGTGTCGACCGAGGAGACGACGGAATGA
- a CDS encoding carbohydrate ABC transporter permease: MTTTTTIVTGGDQRSTRRTRRIEPISYVFLLPALILFTLAITVPGIIGILFSLTDSIGIGDWEFIGFTNYVAAFSDPAILTSFLFTFGFALVTVVVVNAIALLLAVGLTSRIRFTVALRAVFVIPMVVSGIIIAYVFQFLFQNSVPAFGSALGIPFLESSILANPDLAWIGIVVVTAWQAIPGTLLIYIAGLLSIPGEVYEAADIDGASKRQQLLRITLPLVAGYVVINVILGFKNFLNAYDIIVGLTNGGPGTATRSISMTIIRGFQTGDYAYQMATATLFFIVTIVIAVLQLSVTRGRSAL; encoded by the coding sequence ATGACCACCACCACGACGATCGTGACCGGCGGCGACCAGCGCTCGACGCGCAGAACGCGCCGGATCGAGCCGATCTCCTACGTCTTCCTGCTGCCCGCGCTGATCCTGTTCACCCTGGCGATCACGGTCCCCGGCATCATCGGCATCCTCTTCAGCCTCACTGACTCGATCGGCATCGGCGACTGGGAGTTCATCGGCTTCACGAACTACGTCGCCGCCTTCAGCGACCCGGCCATCCTGACGAGCTTCCTGTTCACCTTCGGCTTCGCGCTCGTGACGGTCGTGGTGGTGAACGCGATCGCCCTCCTGCTCGCGGTCGGCCTGACCTCGCGCATCCGCTTCACCGTCGCGCTGCGCGCCGTGTTCGTCATCCCGATGGTCGTGTCGGGCATCATCATCGCGTACGTCTTCCAGTTCCTCTTCCAGAACTCGGTCCCCGCCTTCGGATCGGCGCTCGGCATCCCGTTCCTGGAGTCGAGCATCCTCGCCAACCCCGACCTCGCGTGGATCGGCATCGTCGTCGTGACCGCATGGCAGGCGATCCCCGGGACGCTGCTCATCTACATCGCCGGGCTCCTGTCCATCCCCGGCGAGGTGTACGAGGCCGCCGACATCGACGGGGCGTCGAAACGCCAGCAGCTCCTGCGGATCACGCTGCCGCTCGTGGCCGGCTACGTCGTCATCAACGTCATCCTGGGCTTCAAGAACTTCCTGAACGCCTACGACATCATCGTCGGCCTCACCAACGGCGGCCCCGGCACCGCGACCCGCAGCATCTCGATGACCATCATCCGCGGGTTCCAGACGGGCGACTACGCCTATCAGATGGCCACGGCGACGCTGTTCTTCATCGTCACCATCGTCATCGCCGTCCTGCAGCTCTCGGTGACGCGCGGAAGGAGCGCACTCTGA